From one Candidatus Margulisiibacteriota bacterium genomic stretch:
- a CDS encoding GIY-YIG nuclease family protein, with protein sequence MYYVYILNSIPFSNRFYTGFTENLEQRLIAHNSGEVSYTAKFLPWKIKTFIAFTSREQALRFEQYLKTKSGRAFATKRL encoded by the coding sequence ATGTATTATGTTTATATTCTGAATTCTATTCCCTTTTCAAATAGATTCTATACTGGATTTACTGAAAATCTAGAACAAAGACTAATAGCTCATAACTCTGGCGAAGTTAGTTACACAGCTAAATTTCTTCCATGGAAAATTAAAACTTTTATTGCTTTTACTAGTAGAGAGCAAGCATTACGATTTGAACAATACTTAAAAACAAAGTCTGGAAGGG